The following nucleotide sequence is from Azospirillum brasilense.
GCACAGCCGGGCGCGGACCTTCCTCTACGCCGTGATGGTGTCGCCGCTGCTGACGCCGGGGGTGATCGTCGGCATCTCCACGCTGGTCTTCTGGCGCGAGTGGTTCGGGGTGACCGGCGGCCTGTTCCTGACCATCCTGGCGCAGTCCAGCTTCATCGCGGCCTACGCGATGCTGCTGTTCCTGGCGCGGCTGCAACGGTTCGACCAGACGCTGGAGGAGGCGGCGCTGGATCTGGGCGCCACCCACGGGCAGGTGTTCCGGCGGATCACGCTGCCCTATCTGACGCCGGCCATCCTGTCGGCGTCCTTCCTGGCCTTTCTGCAGAGCTTCGAAAACTACAACACGACGCTGTTCGTCCGCGGGCTGGACACCACACTGACGGTCTACATCGCCTCGAAGGTGCGCACGGGCCTGACACCCGCGGTCAACGCGCTGTCGCTGATCCTGATCGCGCTGACCATCCTGGGCGCCGTCGTCTACGAAATCCTGCGCCGGCGCGAAGCGCGCCGGCAGCCGGACCCCGCGTGACGGCAGGAATCAATCTTCGCTTTCGTCGGCGTCGGCTTCGATCTGGGCGGCCAGATCGCGCAGCATGTCGATGACGTCCTCGTGGCTGGTCTCGTCCACGGCGGTGTTCACGGCGGCCTCGATCATGGCGACGGCGATGTAGGGGCCGAGGACCCCGCCTTCCTTGATCGCCGCCTCGAGATGCTTCTCGGCGACCGACAGGGCCTTCTCGAAGAGGGCCTCGGCCGTCTGGTTGGTGCTGTCCTTGCTCATCTTGCGGTCCGTTGCGGGTGTTATGGTGCGACTCCTATAACACCGGCCCGCCCGGCTTGGCGCGGCAAATCGGGACGCTGCGGGGAATGACCGTCATACCCGGGCTTGCCCCGGCCCGCGCCACCGGCCACATTCGGCCCCAACCACCATCCGACAGGCGACCATGACCGATCCGACCCGCCCCGACCTCTACCGTTTCTGGATCGCGGAGCATGTGCGCTTCGCCGACCTCGACGCGCTCGGCCACGTCAACAACAACGCCATCGGCGTGTATTTCGAACAGATTCGCGTGCTGCTGGTCCATGATTGCGGTGGTTTCCGCGACGAGTCCCCCTGGACCGTGGTGCTGGCGCGCAGCGTCATCGACTACAAGGCGGAACTGCGGTTCCCGGCGGACATCCGCGTCGGCGCGCGCGTGGCGAAGGTCGGCAACACCTCCGTCGTCCTGGGGGTGGCCATCTTCGAGGGCGACCGCTGCGTCGCCGTGCAGGAGGCCGTCTGCGTCATCGTCGACAAGGACAGCCACCGCCCGACCCCGGTGTCGGCCGACCTGCGCGACGCCCTGGCCCGCTACGCGTGAGGATACCGTGCCGCCGCGTTTCCCGCTGACCCGCCGCGATCTGCTGACCGGCTCCGCCCTGCTGGCCGGGTCCGCTCTGCTGCCGCGCGCGGCCCGTGCGGCGGTGGGGGAGGCGGTCAGCCTGTCCGCCGGCCCGGCCCGCGTCAATCTGGCGGGGACGGGCTTTCCCGACACGGCGGTCTGGGCCTATGACGGGCGGATTCCGGGGCCGGAGCTGCGCTTCCGCCAGGGCGACACGGCGCGCATCGCCTTCGCCAACGCGCTGCCGGAACCGACGACCATCCACTGGCACGGCCTGCGCGTCCCCAACGCCATGGACGGGGTGCCCGGCCTGTCGCAAGCCGTGGTGCCGGCGGGCGGGCGGTTCTACTATGAATTCCCGCTGAAGGACGCCGGCACCTTCTGGTACCACCCCCACGTCAACAGCGGGGTGCAGGTGGCCCACGGCCTGACCGGCGCCTTCATCGTGGAGGAGCGGGAGCCGATCCACGTCGACCGCGACCTGCTCTGGCTGCTCGGCGACTGGCGGCTGACGAAGGAGGCGGAACTGGCCGGCGGTTTCGGCCACCCC
It contains:
- a CDS encoding acyl-CoA thioesterase, which encodes MTDPTRPDLYRFWIAEHVRFADLDALGHVNNNAIGVYFEQIRVLLVHDCGGFRDESPWTVVLARSVIDYKAELRFPADIRVGARVAKVGNTSVVLGVAIFEGDRCVAVQEAVCVIVDKDSHRPTPVSADLRDALARYA
- a CDS encoding ABC transporter permease, which translates into the protein MTAATFRRWLTGAYLVLFFGYLFLPLGIMAAATFNSSRFPTVTPWMGFTLQWFGALWADQRMWQALGTSLLVGAGVIAVAVPLGLAAALLLDRLHSRARTFLYAVMVSPLLTPGVIVGISTLVFWREWFGVTGGLFLTILAQSSFIAAYAMLLFLARLQRFDQTLEEAALDLGATHGQVFRRITLPYLTPAILSASFLAFLQSFENYNTTLFVRGLDTTLTVYIASKVRTGLTPAVNALSLILIALTILGAVVYEILRRREARRQPDPA